The following are encoded in a window of Collinsella aerofaciens genomic DNA:
- the uvrA gene encoding excinuclease ABC subunit UvrA: MSDSSIVIRGAREHNLRDIDVSIPRDQLVVITGLSGSGKSSLAFDTIYAEGQRRYVESLSSYARQFLGQMDKPDLDSIDGLSPAVSIDQKTTSKNPRSTVGTVTEIYDYLRLLFARVGTPHCPECGRVIERQTTDQVADKVLAAGEGRRAFVLAPVVRGRKGEYTKLFEDLRAEGFSRVRVDGEVRSLDDPIDLDKKFKHDIEVVVDRIVIRENSLGRIAESVEQATALAHGNVNVYMLPDRDAPEGTEGELLEYSLALACPEHGHSIDDLQPRDFSFNAPYGACPECDGLGFKKTVDAEALIEDPSKSIADGVFGSLFGNSNYYPQIFAAVCKHFKVSTDTPWEDLPPRVRRAFLDGLGDTKISVDYQKLDGRRSQWDTKFSGVRNILYERYTETTNENTKARLEKYIREEPCSSCHGARLRPEMLAVTVGGKSIYEVCCLSCRESLEFFEGLELTERQQFIGGRIVKEILERLRFLVDVGLDYLTLDRASATLSGGEAQRIRLATQIGAGLMGVLYILDEPSIGLHQRDNERLIKTLERLRDIGNTVIVVEHDEDTIRAADYVIDMGPGAGVNGGHVVASGTPADIMACPDSMTGAYLTGKRMIRVPDERRKPGRGCLKITGARANNLKNVTAKIEFGTLTVVTGVSGSGKSSLVTDTIAPALTNAIHRSTRPVGPYKKLEGIECIDKVIDIDQSPIGRTPRSNPATYIGLWDDLRALFASTPESKARGYSPGRFSFNVSGGRCEACKGDGQIKIEMHFLPDIYVPCEVCGGKRYNRETLEVTYRGKTISDVLDMSVTEALAFFGNIPQIKRKLQTLYDVGLGYVSLGQPATTLSGGEAQRVKLAKELHRRQTGKTFYILDEPTTGLHFEDVRQLLDVLQRLVDAGNTVLVIEHNLDVIKVADRLIDMGPEGGNGGGTVVVSGTPEQVADCPQSYTGKFLAPLLRRDRERQAQLDAQ; encoded by the coding sequence ATGTCTGATTCTTCTATCGTTATTCGCGGCGCCCGTGAGCACAACCTCCGTGATATCGATGTTTCCATTCCGCGTGACCAACTCGTGGTCATTACCGGTCTTTCTGGCTCGGGCAAGAGTTCGCTGGCATTCGACACTATCTATGCCGAGGGCCAGCGTCGATACGTCGAGAGCCTTTCGAGTTATGCGCGCCAGTTCTTGGGCCAGATGGACAAACCCGACTTGGATTCAATCGACGGCCTTTCGCCGGCGGTGTCGATCGACCAAAAGACGACGTCTAAAAACCCTCGCTCGACGGTTGGCACCGTAACCGAGATTTATGACTATCTGCGCCTGCTGTTCGCCCGTGTGGGCACCCCGCACTGTCCCGAATGCGGCCGCGTCATTGAGCGTCAGACGACCGACCAGGTTGCCGACAAGGTCTTGGCGGCGGGGGAGGGCCGCCGCGCGTTTGTGCTGGCACCGGTGGTGCGCGGGCGAAAAGGCGAGTACACCAAACTGTTTGAGGACCTTCGCGCCGAGGGCTTTAGCCGCGTGCGTGTCGACGGTGAAGTGCGCTCGCTCGACGATCCGATCGATCTGGACAAGAAGTTCAAGCACGATATCGAGGTCGTGGTCGATCGCATCGTGATCCGTGAGAACTCTCTGGGCCGTATCGCCGAGTCTGTTGAGCAGGCGACCGCGCTGGCTCACGGCAATGTAAACGTGTACATGCTGCCCGATCGTGATGCTCCCGAGGGGACCGAGGGCGAGCTGCTGGAGTATTCGTTGGCCTTGGCGTGCCCGGAGCATGGACACTCCATTGACGATCTTCAGCCGCGTGATTTTTCGTTTAACGCTCCCTATGGCGCATGTCCTGAGTGCGACGGCTTGGGCTTTAAGAAAACCGTTGATGCCGAGGCGCTGATCGAGGACCCCTCGAAGTCCATTGCCGACGGAGTCTTTGGTAGCCTGTTTGGCAATTCGAACTACTATCCGCAGATTTTTGCTGCGGTCTGCAAACACTTTAAGGTGAGCACCGATACGCCGTGGGAGGACTTGCCCCCTCGCGTGCGTCGTGCATTCTTGGATGGCCTGGGCGATACGAAGATCTCGGTCGACTACCAAAAGCTCGACGGCCGTCGCAGCCAGTGGGACACCAAGTTCTCGGGCGTGCGCAATATCCTGTACGAGCGCTATACCGAGACGACGAATGAGAACACCAAGGCGCGCTTGGAGAAGTACATCCGCGAGGAGCCGTGCTCGAGTTGCCATGGTGCTCGTCTGCGCCCCGAGATGCTCGCCGTTACCGTAGGCGGTAAGTCCATTTACGAGGTCTGCTGCCTATCGTGCCGCGAGTCGCTCGAGTTTTTTGAGGGCCTGGAACTCACCGAGCGCCAACAGTTTATCGGCGGCCGTATCGTCAAGGAAATCCTGGAGCGCCTGCGCTTTCTGGTCGATGTCGGACTCGACTATCTGACCCTCGATCGTGCCTCGGCGACGCTTTCTGGTGGCGAGGCCCAGCGTATTCGACTGGCAACGCAGATCGGCGCGGGTCTCATGGGCGTGCTCTATATTCTGGACGAGCCCTCGATCGGTCTTCATCAGCGCGATAACGAGCGCCTGATCAAGACGCTTGAGCGCCTACGCGATATCGGCAATACCGTTATCGTCGTCGAACACGACGAGGATACAATCCGTGCCGCCGACTATGTGATCGACATGGGCCCCGGCGCGGGCGTGAACGGCGGACACGTGGTCGCCTCGGGAACGCCTGCCGATATCATGGCGTGCCCCGATTCGATGACGGGTGCCTACCTGACCGGCAAGCGAATGATTCGGGTTCCCGATGAACGCCGCAAGCCCGGTCGCGGCTGCCTTAAGATCACGGGCGCTCGAGCCAACAACCTCAAAAACGTTACCGCCAAGATCGAGTTTGGTACGCTTACGGTTGTTACCGGCGTGTCGGGATCGGGCAAGAGCTCCCTGGTTACCGACACCATTGCGCCTGCCCTTACGAATGCCATTCACCGTTCGACGCGCCCTGTGGGCCCGTACAAAAAGCTCGAGGGTATCGAGTGCATCGATAAGGTTATCGATATCGACCAGTCGCCGATTGGCCGCACGCCGCGTTCCAACCCTGCTACGTACATTGGCCTGTGGGATGATCTGCGCGCGCTGTTTGCGAGTACGCCGGAGTCGAAGGCGCGCGGCTACTCGCCGGGTCGTTTCTCCTTTAATGTGAGTGGCGGGCGCTGTGAGGCGTGCAAGGGCGACGGACAGATCAAGATCGAGATGCACTTCCTTCCCGATATCTACGTTCCCTGCGAAGTTTGCGGCGGTAAACGCTACAACCGCGAGACACTCGAGGTCACCTACCGTGGCAAGACCATCTCGGACGTGCTCGACATGAGCGTCACCGAGGCGCTGGCCTTCTTTGGGAATATCCCGCAGATTAAGCGCAAGCTCCAGACGCTGTACGATGTAGGCTTGGGCTACGTGAGCCTGGGCCAGCCCGCCACGACGCTCTCGGGCGGCGAGGCGCAGCGTGTGAAGCTCGCCAAGGAGCTTCATCGACGCCAGACGGGCAAGACGTTCTATATTTTGGACGAGCCGACGACCGGCCTTCATTTTGAGGACGTCCGCCAGCTGCTCGATGTGCTGCAGCGCTTGGTCGATGCGGGTAACACGGTGCTGGTGATTGAACACAACCTTGATGTCATCAAGGTTGCCGACCGCCTGATCGATATGGGTCCCGAGGGCGGTAACGGCGGCGGAACCGTTGTGGTTTCGGGCACACCGGAGCAGGTTGCGGACTGTCCGCAGAGTTATACGGGCAAGTTTTTGGCGCCGTTGCTCAGGCGCGACCGGGAGCGTCAGGCTCAACTTGATGCTCAATAA
- the ybaK gene encoding Cys-tRNA(Pro) deacylase, with protein MAKAVKTPKTNAMRELESAGISYVLHTYEDDGDESVGLGVAISEQLGEEPGQGFKTLVCVTPSNDYVVCCIPVADELDLKSAARAAGEKSLAMMHVKDLLAATGYVRGGCSPVGMKKRYRTLIDETCVLWDTIFISGGKRGYQLELAPDDLIAFCGATVAAITRED; from the coding sequence ATGGCAAAGGCTGTAAAGACGCCAAAAACCAATGCGATGCGCGAGCTGGAAAGCGCCGGCATTTCCTATGTTCTACATACGTACGAAGACGATGGTGATGAGTCGGTGGGCCTGGGGGTCGCGATTTCGGAGCAGCTTGGCGAGGAGCCCGGTCAAGGATTTAAGACTTTGGTCTGCGTGACACCGTCCAACGACTATGTCGTGTGCTGTATCCCTGTTGCCGACGAGCTCGATCTAAAGTCCGCCGCGCGTGCCGCGGGGGAGAAGTCCTTGGCCATGATGCATGTGAAGGATTTGCTTGCGGCGACTGGCTACGTTCGCGGCGGCTGCAGCCCGGTCGGTATGAAAAAACGCTACCGGACGCTCATTGATGAGACGTGTGTCCTTTGGGATACCATTTTTATTTCGGGAGGCAAGCGTGGTTATCAGCTCGAGCTTGCACCCGATGATTTAATTGCATTTTGCGGGGCGACGGTTGCCGCGATTACGAGAGAGGACTGA